A stretch of Longimicrobiales bacterium DNA encodes these proteins:
- a CDS encoding ABC transporter ATP-binding protein — translation MNESSPLLEVIDLRTYFHTDAGTAKAVDGVSFEVRKGEVLGIVGESGCGKSVTSLSVMQLIPRPPGEILKGSSIRFKGDELVGAGEKRLRDLRGNDMAMIFQEPMTSLNPVFPVGDQIGEALRLHRSMNKREARERSIEMLRLVGIPNPAQRADDFPHQLSGGQRQRVMIAMALACEPELLIADEPTTALDVTIQAQILDLLAELRTRMGMAVILITHDLGVVAEVCDRVVVMYAGQVVEHGTVEQIFAEPRHPYTEGLLQAVPRLGRRKETLAVIPGTVPSPVHWPVGCRFHDRCPYGWDKCVREAPPLLEVTSDPSRAARCWLETNPRRRAEIRSRGAFGVTIEGSAAPAEDYHRAAAQAGSAPPPESGPPMEPPAEQQLPESEQDDVAIHRRPRGEPPEGGAA, via the coding sequence ATGAACGAAAGCTCTCCCCTCCTCGAGGTCATCGACCTCCGCACTTACTTTCACACGGACGCCGGCACCGCGAAGGCGGTCGATGGCGTGTCGTTCGAGGTGCGGAAGGGCGAGGTGCTGGGGATCGTCGGTGAGAGCGGGTGCGGCAAGTCGGTGACATCGCTGTCCGTCATGCAGCTGATTCCGCGGCCGCCGGGGGAGATCCTGAAGGGCAGCTCGATACGGTTCAAGGGCGACGAGCTGGTCGGGGCGGGTGAGAAGCGGCTGCGTGATCTGCGCGGCAACGACATGGCGATGATCTTCCAGGAGCCGATGACGTCGCTGAATCCGGTGTTCCCGGTCGGTGACCAGATCGGCGAGGCGTTGCGGCTGCATCGCTCGATGAACAAGCGCGAGGCGCGCGAGCGTTCGATCGAGATGCTGCGCCTGGTCGGCATACCCAACCCGGCGCAGCGTGCGGATGACTTTCCTCACCAGCTGTCGGGCGGTCAGCGTCAGCGCGTGATGATCGCGATGGCCCTGGCATGCGAGCCGGAGCTGTTGATCGCCGATGAGCCGACCACGGCACTGGACGTCACCATCCAGGCGCAGATTCTGGATCTGCTGGCGGAGCTCCGGACGCGGATGGGGATGGCGGTCATCCTGATCACCCATGACCTCGGCGTCGTCGCGGAGGTGTGTGACCGCGTCGTCGTGATGTACGCAGGACAGGTCGTGGAGCACGGGACAGTCGAACAGATCTTCGCCGAGCCGCGGCACCCGTACACGGAGGGCCTGCTGCAGGCCGTGCCGCGCCTGGGTCGTCGCAAGGAGACGCTCGCAGTTATCCCGGGGACGGTGCCGAGCCCCGTACACTGGCCGGTCGGGTGTCGTTTCCACGATCGCTGCCCCTATGGCTGGGACAAGTGCGTCAGGGAGGCCCCGCCGCTGCTGGAAGTGACGTCGGATCCGTCGCGCGCGGCGCGCTGCTGGCTGGAGACGAACCCGCGGCGTCGCGCGGAGATCCGGTCACGCGGCGCGTTCGGCGTGACCATTGAAGGCAGTGCTGCGCCTGCCGAGGACTACCACCGCGCGGCGGCGCAGGCGGGTTCTGCCCCGCCGCCGGAGAGCGGCCCGCCCATGGAGCCGCCGGCGGAGCAGCAGCTGCCTGAGTCGGAACAGGATGATGTGGCGATCCACCGCCGACCGCGCGGAGAGCCGCCGGAGGGAGGAGCGGCATGA
- a CDS encoding ABC transporter permease, with product MVHDDRRDNIPDPESAPPVTVPTGVDAGVPGDQSTVSSSQPMGERPPAYVLLLSALLPGSGHAVMGEWLRGLLVLIPWGVLLGLVYWAWDRIIAVGDASLDDYIALATLFGSMLLLWGWALWDLAVRGRRAAARTDSQWAIAARQFKRNRLALVGLAIIVLLYLVALLAPLIAPFDPIAQKDIARTGFLAPGGDNILGTDRFGRDVLSRIIYGSRISLAIGFVATAISITIGTLLGAAAGYFSGKVDTIIMRFTDVVLAFPRLVLLIMIVALFGPSITMIILVLGLTQWPGTTRIVRGDVLSLREREFIHAAQALGMSRARIMMRHLIPNVLAPVIVTATLGIGNTIVMEAGLSFLGLGVQAPTPTWGSMVAEGKETLLGAWWVATFPGLTIVMVVLAFNLVGDGLRDALDPRLRT from the coding sequence ATGGTGCACGACGATCGCCGCGACAATATCCCGGACCCGGAGTCCGCACCGCCGGTGACGGTGCCGACCGGCGTGGACGCGGGTGTACCCGGCGACCAGTCGACCGTGTCGTCGTCGCAGCCCATGGGCGAGCGCCCGCCCGCGTACGTCCTGCTGCTGAGCGCGCTGCTGCCGGGCAGCGGCCATGCGGTCATGGGTGAATGGCTGCGCGGCCTCCTGGTGCTGATCCCGTGGGGTGTGCTGCTCGGGCTGGTCTACTGGGCGTGGGACCGGATCATCGCCGTCGGTGACGCGTCGCTCGACGATTACATCGCGCTCGCGACGCTGTTCGGGTCCATGCTGCTGCTCTGGGGCTGGGCGCTGTGGGATCTCGCTGTGCGCGGTCGCCGGGCCGCCGCGCGGACGGATTCGCAGTGGGCAATCGCCGCACGACAGTTCAAGCGGAATCGTCTGGCGCTGGTCGGTCTCGCGATCATCGTGCTGCTCTATCTCGTCGCGCTGCTCGCACCGCTCATCGCGCCGTTCGATCCCATCGCGCAGAAAGACATCGCGCGGACCGGATTCCTGGCGCCGGGCGGCGATAACATTCTCGGCACGGACCGCTTCGGCCGCGATGTGTTGAGTCGCATCATATACGGCTCGCGAATCTCGCTGGCGATCGGCTTCGTCGCAACCGCGATCAGCATCACGATCGGCACACTGCTCGGTGCCGCCGCAGGCTACTTCTCGGGCAAGGTCGACACGATCATCATGCGCTTCACGGACGTGGTGCTCGCGTTCCCGCGTCTGGTGCTGCTGATCATGATCGTGGCGCTGTTCGGCCCGTCGATCACCATGATCATCCTCGTGCTCGGTCTCACACAGTGGCCGGGCACCACGCGCATCGTACGCGGCGACGTTCTGAGCCTGCGCGAGCGAGAGTTCATCCACGCCGCGCAGGCGCTCGGCATGAGTCGCGCGCGTATCATGATGCGGCATCTGATCCCGAACGTGCTCGCGCCCGTGATCGTCACCGCCACACTCGGCATCGGCAACACCATCGTGATGGAGGCCGGCCTGTCGTTCCTCGGCCTCGGCGTCCAGGCGCCCACGCCGACGTGGGGGAGCATGGTTGCCGAGGGCAAGGAAACCCTCCTCGGCGCGTGGTGGGTGGCGACATTCCCCGGACTCACGATCGTGATGGTCGTGCTGGCGTTCAATCTCGTGGGGGACGGCCTCAGGGATGCGCTCGATCCGAGGCTACGTACATGA
- a CDS encoding ABC transporter permease produces MGAFILKRLLGAIPLLLGIATIIFFVLNLAPGDPTSFYFNPNVPPEIIEQMRRNLGLDQPLHVQYFRWMVSFFQGDFGYSLAQSRPVSEIVFEALPNTLMLTGTALVLVFVIGMFIGVLQAVRQYSIFDSTSSVVSLFFYSMPSFWLALMLVLIFSLKAHQWGWPIALPATGITSVDYEFMSAGEKIADRISHLILPVGTLTLALAAGVARYMRGQMLEVIRQDYIRTARAKGLSERTVITKHALRNSMLPVITLLGLYLPFLFSGAIFIEVIFAWPGMGRVIYDAIFQRDYPLVMATSFIFATIVVVGNLIADVLYAVADPRIRYD; encoded by the coding sequence ATGGGCGCGTTCATCCTGAAGCGGCTGCTCGGCGCGATACCGCTGCTGCTCGGCATCGCAACGATCATCTTCTTCGTGCTGAATCTCGCACCAGGCGATCCTACATCATTCTATTTCAACCCGAACGTTCCGCCCGAGATCATCGAGCAGATGCGGCGGAACCTGGGCCTCGACCAGCCGCTGCACGTGCAGTACTTCCGCTGGATGGTGTCGTTCTTCCAGGGTGACTTCGGCTACTCTCTGGCGCAGAGCCGGCCTGTGTCCGAAATCGTGTTCGAGGCGCTGCCGAACACTCTCATGCTCACCGGCACCGCGCTGGTGCTCGTATTCGTGATCGGCATGTTCATCGGTGTGCTCCAGGCGGTCCGCCAGTATTCGATCTTCGACAGCACCTCGAGCGTCGTTTCACTGTTCTTCTACTCAATGCCGTCGTTCTGGCTCGCCCTGATGCTGGTGCTGATCTTTTCACTCAAGGCACACCAGTGGGGCTGGCCGATCGCACTGCCCGCGACCGGGATCACGAGCGTGGATTACGAGTTCATGAGCGCCGGCGAGAAGATCGCGGACCGCATCTCGCACCTCATCCTGCCCGTCGGCACGCTGACGCTCGCACTCGCAGCGGGCGTTGCGCGCTACATGCGCGGCCAGATGCTGGAGGTGATCCGCCAGGATTATATCAGGACGGCGCGGGCCAAGGGTCTGTCGGAGCGGACTGTGATCACGAAGCACGCGCTGCGCAACTCGATGCTGCCGGTGATAACACTGCTCGGTCTGTATCTGCCGTTCCTGTTCAGCGGCGCCATCTTCATCGAGGTGATCTTCGCGTGGCCGGGCATGGGTCGTGTCATCTACGACGCCATTTTCCAGCGTGACTACCCGCTCGTGATGGCGACCAGCTTCATCTTCGCCACGATCGTGGTGGTGGGAAACCTGATCGCAGACGTGCTGTATGCCGTCGCGGACCCACGCATCCGGTACGACTGA
- a CDS encoding ABC transporter substrate-binding protein, producing MRASRWGATCLALAAGLVAGACGGDGGGGGGAGGTVVVGMRSDFGSFNPVTSSGQYDLELMNYALFTPLVQYDEGLQVQPYLAESWEMHGDTGVTFHLRQDVRWHDGQPVTARDVEFTFNLAKNEQTASLLGTAFLAEVDAAQVVDDYTITFHFARPHAQALEDFWWPPLPRHLLENVAPAELRNSEFNRQPVGSGPFRFGEWRANEQLMLVRNEDFPEALGGPAAAERVVFRVIPEASTMLTELITGSVHVDIPLMPDQVRQVRDNAGTELHSFPGRTVYFLGWNNARPPFDDAAVRRALAHAIDREEIVNALLYGEGAIATSTVPPWHPLYPDVAPIAHNPEQAAQMLEQAGWTDRNGDGIRENARGEPLAFEVLSSDDPLRRSVVEVLQNQLRQVGADVEIRVMEFQTMLQNHRERNFDAVFTNWVLDNFQVAAAPTALFHSREADTQLSANRSTVRIPDLDAAIERGTRATDEGEQRAAWQAMTEVLQREQPVTFMFWLNELAGSQASMGGVEMDPRGELRSIAQWTTGG from the coding sequence ATGCGGGCGTCCCGGTGGGGCGCGACCTGTCTGGCGCTGGCGGCGGGACTCGTAGCGGGTGCGTGCGGCGGCGACGGAGGAGGCGGTGGGGGTGCCGGCGGCACGGTCGTGGTGGGCATGCGCTCCGATTTCGGCAGCTTCAATCCCGTGACGAGCTCGGGGCAGTACGACCTGGAGCTCATGAACTACGCTCTGTTCACGCCGCTCGTGCAGTACGACGAGGGCCTTCAGGTGCAGCCGTATCTCGCCGAGTCGTGGGAGATGCACGGTGATACCGGTGTGACATTCCATCTGCGGCAGGACGTGCGCTGGCATGATGGCCAGCCCGTCACTGCGCGGGACGTCGAGTTCACGTTCAATCTCGCCAAGAACGAACAGACCGCGTCCCTCCTCGGCACGGCGTTCCTCGCCGAGGTCGACGCGGCGCAGGTCGTCGACGACTACACGATCACCTTCCACTTCGCTCGGCCACACGCGCAGGCGCTCGAGGACTTCTGGTGGCCACCGCTGCCACGCCACCTGCTCGAGAACGTCGCGCCCGCGGAGCTGCGCAATTCCGAGTTCAACCGGCAGCCGGTCGGCAGCGGTCCCTTCCGGTTCGGTGAGTGGCGCGCCAACGAGCAGCTGATGCTGGTGCGCAACGAGGACTTTCCCGAGGCGCTGGGTGGCCCGGCCGCAGCGGAGCGCGTCGTTTTCCGTGTAATTCCCGAGGCGTCCACGATGCTGACGGAGCTGATCACCGGCAGCGTGCACGTCGACATTCCGCTGATGCCGGACCAGGTCCGGCAGGTGCGGGACAATGCCGGGACGGAGCTGCACTCGTTCCCGGGCCGGACCGTCTACTTCCTGGGCTGGAACAATGCCCGGCCGCCGTTCGACGATGCCGCCGTACGGCGCGCGCTCGCGCATGCGATCGATCGGGAGGAGATCGTGAACGCGCTGCTGTACGGCGAGGGCGCCATTGCGACGAGCACGGTCCCGCCCTGGCACCCGCTCTATCCGGACGTCGCTCCCATCGCGCACAATCCGGAGCAGGCGGCGCAGATGCTCGAGCAGGCCGGCTGGACAGACCGCAATGGAGACGGCATTCGCGAGAATGCGCGGGGTGAGCCGCTGGCCTTCGAGGTGCTGAGCAGCGACGATCCACTGCGTCGCTCGGTGGTGGAGGTGCTGCAGAACCAGCTGCGGCAGGTGGGCGCGGACGTGGAGATCCGCGTCATGGAATTCCAGACGATGCTGCAGAATCATCGCGAGCGGAATTTTGACGCGGTCTTCACGAACTGGGTGCTCGATAACTTCCAGGTAGCCGCTGCGCCGACTGCGCTGTTCCACTCGCGGGAAGCGGACACGCAGCTGTCGGCAAACCGCAGCACGGTCCGGATCCCGGACCTGGATGCCGCCATCGAGCGGGGCACGCGCGCCACGGACGAGGGTGAGCAGCGTGCGGCGTGGCAGGCGATGACGGAGGTGCTGCAGCGGGAGCAGCCCGTGACGTTCATGTTCTGGCTGAACGAGCTGGCCGGGTCGCAGGCGAGCATGGGCGGTGTGGAGATGGATCCGCGCGGCGAGCTGCGCTCCATAGCGCAGTGGACAACCGGCGGCTGA
- a CDS encoding biotin/lipoate A/B protein ligase family protein — protein MTDAPGSWRLIVGTGSDRTGDGGGRPADTAAPGARNMAVDEVLLESVLQGGPPALRFYTWDPACLSLGRNQCARDLYDPGRAAAAGIDIVRRPTGGLAVLHDRELTYCVAAPLTPFGGPRAAYAGINRALVEGLRRFGVAAEQATGMRARGPLHGATEPCFHSPAAGEVVARGRKLVGSAQRCEHGALLQHGSILLSGSQTRVLDLMTRPDQEGYAADRSITLEDLTGAPVCVAGLIDALRTGFERIFGTRLAPGRLDQRENDRAEQLAGRYGADEWTWRR, from the coding sequence ATGACAGACGCGCCGGGCTCGTGGCGGCTGATTGTGGGCACGGGAAGCGACCGGACCGGTGACGGTGGCGGCCGCCCAGCGGATACGGCTGCACCCGGCGCTCGCAACATGGCCGTTGACGAGGTGCTGCTGGAGTCGGTGCTGCAGGGCGGTCCACCTGCGCTTCGCTTCTATACCTGGGATCCCGCCTGTCTCTCACTCGGCCGGAACCAGTGCGCGCGAGATCTCTACGACCCGGGCCGCGCGGCGGCGGCCGGCATCGACATCGTGCGACGCCCGACGGGTGGCCTGGCCGTGCTGCACGACCGGGAGCTGACCTATTGCGTGGCCGCGCCTCTGACGCCGTTCGGCGGCCCGCGCGCGGCCTACGCAGGCATTAACCGGGCGCTCGTGGAGGGGCTGCGCAGATTCGGGGTCGCGGCTGAGCAGGCGACCGGCATGCGCGCCCGCGGTCCGCTGCACGGTGCGACGGAGCCGTGTTTCCACTCGCCAGCAGCAGGTGAGGTGGTGGCCCGCGGGCGCAAGCTGGTGGGCAGCGCCCAGCGCTGCGAGCACGGTGCGCTGCTTCAGCACGGCTCCATCCTGCTGTCCGGCTCACAGACGCGAGTCCTCGACCTCATGACGCGGCCCGACCAGGAGGGGTACGCGGCCGACCGGTCGATCACGCTCGAGGACCTGACTGGCGCCCCTGTGTGCGTGGCCGGGCTGATCGACGCGCTGCGCACGGGATTCGAGCGGATTTTCGGCACCCGTCTTGCGCCCGGGCGACTGGATCAACGCGAGAACGACCGCGCGGAACAGCTCGCCGGGCGCTACGGCGCCGACGAATGGACGTGGCGGCGCTGA
- the gcvH gene encoding glycine cleavage system protein GcvH — protein MADVPGDLLYTEEHEYLKKTDEAGVFQVGITDYAQGELGDVVYVELPSAGESFTRKDVFGTVEAVKAVSDLYCPISGEIVEVNASLTDDPGQVNSDPYGAGWMVKIRVSDESELDTLLGPDEYNKHIG, from the coding sequence ATGGCTGATGTGCCCGGGGATCTCCTCTACACTGAGGAGCACGAGTACCTGAAGAAGACGGATGAGGCCGGCGTGTTCCAGGTCGGGATCACGGACTACGCGCAGGGCGAGCTGGGCGACGTGGTGTATGTCGAGCTGCCGTCCGCCGGTGAGAGCTTCACACGCAAGGATGTCTTCGGTACCGTCGAAGCCGTCAAGGCCGTGAGCGATCTGTACTGTCCGATCTCCGGCGAGATCGTCGAGGTCAACGCCTCACTCACGGATGACCCCGGTCAGGTCAACAGCGACCCTTACGGCGCCGGCTGGATGGTGAAAATCCGCGTCTCCGACGAGAGCGAGCTGGACACACTGCTCGGCCCTGACGAATACAACAAGCATATCGGCTGA
- a CDS encoding histidine kinase dimerization/phospho-acceptor domain-containing protein, with protein MTPEERLNHIVTLVRRVRHDANNPITAALGHVQLLLEEPGAQDPEIRESLVVVESELRRLIDIMRQLNEVRVDEQS; from the coding sequence ATGACACCGGAAGAGCGACTCAACCACATCGTGACGCTCGTGCGCCGCGTGCGACACGACGCCAACAATCCCATCACGGCGGCGCTCGGGCACGTACAGCTCCTCCTCGAAGAGCCCGGCGCGCAGGATCCGGAGATACGGGAGAGCCTGGTCGTGGTGGAATCGGAGCTGCGCCGCCTCATCGACATCATGCGGCAGCTGAACGAAGTGCGCGTCGACGAGCAGAGTTGA